A single window of Martelella sp. NC20 DNA harbors:
- a CDS encoding MaoC family dehydratase: MVLEISLGEVKGLIGQEVGLSRWFTVDQPMIDTFADATLDHQFIHTDPERARNETPFGGTIAHGFLTLSLLSAMNYDCAPRIREQTMGINFGFDKVRFMAPVKSGARVRGRFSLKDARFRGAELLSINYAVTVEIEGERKPALSAEWITLVQFAAADRPETV, from the coding sequence ATGGTTCTCGAAATTTCGCTGGGTGAGGTCAAGGGACTGATCGGGCAGGAAGTCGGCCTGTCGCGCTGGTTCACGGTCGATCAGCCGATGATCGACACCTTCGCCGATGCGACGCTCGATCACCAGTTCATCCATACCGACCCCGAACGGGCCCGCAACGAGACCCCTTTCGGCGGCACGATCGCGCATGGATTTCTGACGCTGTCCCTGCTTTCGGCGATGAATTACGACTGCGCGCCGCGCATCCGCGAGCAGACCATGGGCATCAATTTCGGCTTCGACAAGGTGCGTTTCATGGCCCCGGTGAAAAGCGGCGCCAGGGTCCGTGGCCGCTTTTCGCTGAAGGACGCGCGCTTCAGGGGCGCGGAACTGCTGTCGATCAACTACGCCGTCACCGTCGAAATCGAGGGCGAACGCAAGCCCGCGCTTTCCGCCGAATGGATCACCCTCGTCCAGTTCGCCGCCGCCGATCGGCCGGAAACGGTCTAG
- a CDS encoding sarcosine oxidase subunit gamma, whose amino-acid sequence MAEQTIAERDLPLAGAYGGSGLARLVVARPATRLSLRAGQEAIPGLNGMLELDLPVKPLSSSGGEGRYAFWLGPDEWLVIDEYEDDLAGRLGPAAGPYSAVDVSHRNIAIMVDGPGAAVTLNAACPLDLRLESFPVGKVTRTVLGKAEIILFRKEEHTFRVECWRSFAPYVFGLLDQGAKDAGF is encoded by the coding sequence ATGGCTGAGCAAACAATAGCGGAACGCGACCTGCCGCTTGCCGGCGCCTATGGCGGATCGGGTCTTGCGCGACTGGTGGTGGCGCGGCCCGCAACCCGGCTGTCGCTGCGGGCCGGTCAAGAGGCGATCCCCGGCCTGAATGGCATGCTGGAACTTGACCTGCCGGTGAAGCCGCTTTCCTCCTCCGGCGGCGAGGGGCGCTACGCCTTCTGGCTCGGACCCGACGAGTGGCTGGTGATCGATGAATACGAGGACGATCTTGCCGGCCGGCTGGGCCCGGCGGCGGGTCCCTATTCGGCGGTCGACGTCTCCCACCGCAACATCGCGATCATGGTCGACGGACCGGGCGCTGCCGTGACGCTGAACGCGGCCTGCCCGCTCGATCTGCGGCTTGAAAGTTTTCCAGTCGGCAAGGTCACCCGCACCGTGCTCGGCAAGGCCGAAATCATCCTTTTCCGCAAGGAAGAGCACACCTTCCGGGTCGAATGCTGGCGCTCCTTCGCGCCCTACGTCTTCGGGCTTCTCGATCAGGGTGCGAAGGACGCTGGGTTTTAG